One Primulina tabacum isolate GXHZ01 chromosome 10, ASM2559414v2, whole genome shotgun sequence DNA segment encodes these proteins:
- the LOC142505871 gene encoding cytokinin riboside 5'-monophosphate phosphoribohydrolase LOG5-like: MEENHAKSRFKRVCVFCGSSSGKRECYTEAALELGQQLVAKRLDLVYGGGSIGLMGLVSQAVHRGGGHVLGIIPKPLVGKEKAGETVGEVRMVADMHQRKAEMARHSDCFIALPGGYGTLEELLEVITWAQLGIHDKPVGLLNVDGYYNYLLTFIDKAVDDGFIKPSQRHIFVSAPDAKSLIQKLEEYVAVEDEVVMRLNWELEQSPQVGLVALQHPGISLV, translated from the exons ATGGAAGAGAACCATGCAAAATCACGATTCAAAAGggtttgtgtattttgtggaagTAGTTCCGGGAAGCGGGAGTGCTACACCGAAGCAGCGCTGGAGCTAGGGCAACAGCTG GTGGCTAAAAGGTTGGATCTTGTGTATGGCGGAGGAAGTATTGGGCTAATGGGTTTGGTTTCCCAAGCTGTTCACCGCGGTGGAGGTCATGTTCTTGG GATTATACCGAAACCATTGGTTGGCAAAGAG AAAGCAGGTGAGACTGTAGGGGAAGTGAGAATGGTGGCTGATATGCACCAAAGGAAGGCCGAGATGGCCCGCCATTCTGATTGCTTTATTGCTTTGCCAG GTGGCTATGGGACTTTGGAGGAGTTGTTGGAGGTCATTACATGGGCTCAGCTAGGCATCCATGATAAGCCT GTGGGTTTGCTTAATGTTGATGGCTACTACAACTATCTTCTCACTTTCATCGACAAAGCAGTGGATGATGGCTTCATAAAGCCTTCTCAGCGTCACATCTTTGTGTCTGCACCAGACGCCAAAAGCCTCATTCAGAAACTGGAG GAGTACGTGGCTGTTGAAGATGAAGTGGTGATGAGGTTAAATTGGGAGCTCGAACAGTCACCGCAAGTGGGGCTCGTTGCATTGCAACACCCTGGAATCTCTCTGGTGTGA
- the LOC142505870 gene encoding NAC domain-containing protein 6-like — protein MDESRFELELPGFRFHPTEEELLNFYLKTRVIGKKLRGDIIGILNIYNHHPRELPGLAKIGEREWYFFVPRDKKHGSGGRPNRTTEFGFWKATGSDRKILSLSDPKKILGFRKTLVFYEGRAPRGRKTDWIMNEYRLPDTFSHQSPLPQKDIVLCKVYRKATSLKALEQMAAMEEPAMDSISSCDQIDEQVKNQSIDMGFKKEYGHDTTFLVEEAASMDYTAGSGRACSKLNLPNGLENLVDLQLPKLDMDWTQDSFWAQLRSPWLDNFANFLPLC, from the exons ATGGATGAATCAAGATTCGAGCTGGAGTTGCCGGGGTTCAGGTTTCACCCCACTGAGGAAGAGTTGCTCAATTTTTACCTCAAAACCAGGGTGATTGGCAAGAAACTGCGGGGGGATATCATCGGAATCTTGAACATCTACAATCATCATCCCCGGGAGTTGCCAg GGCTAGCGAAAATTGGTGAGAGAGAATGGTACTTCTTCGTGCCTAGGGACAAGAAACACGGGAGTGGAGGCAGGCCTAACCGTACCACCGAGTTTGGCTTCTGGAAGGCAACCGGGTCGGACCGCAAAATACTGAGCCTATCGGATCCCAAGAAGATACTGGGATTCAGGAAAACCCTGGTGTTCTATGAGGGCAGAGCTCCGCGAGGAAGAAAGACTGATTGGATCATGAACGAATATCGGTTACCGGATACATTCTCTCATCAGTCCCCACTTCCACAAAAG GACATAGTATTGTGTAAAGTATACAGAAAGGCGACCTCCCTGAAGGCGCTGGAGCAGATGGCTGCAATGGAAGAACCAGCCATGGACTCCATCTCGTCCTGCGACCAAATCGATGAGCAGGTCAAGAACCAAAGTATTGACATGGGATTCAAGAAAGAATATGGACATGACACAACATTTCTAGTAGAGGAGGCGGCAAGTATGGATTATACAGCAGGATCAGGGAGAGCTTGTAGCAAGTTGAATTTACCTAATGGGCTTGAGAATTTGGTGGATCTGCAGTTGCCTAAACTGGACATGGACTGGACTCAAGACTCTTTCTGGGCACAATTGAGAAGTCCTTGGCTTGATAACTTCGCAAATTTCTTGCCACTGTGCTAA
- the LOC142505561 gene encoding serine/threonine-protein kinase BSK1-like isoform X1: MGCLASKFSQDEAQLGNDKVKAHGPAPTSTGPHQPAGPDSGVAATGVPSFSEFSFADLKSATNNFSPDFIVSESGEKAPNIVYKGRLQNGRLIAVKKFPKMAWLDPKQFAEEAWRVGILRNQRLANLIGYCCDGDERLLVAEYMPNDTLAKHLFHWESQTIEWTMRLRVALYIAEALGYCSNEGHPLYHDLNAYRVLFDGDGDPRLSCFGLMKNSQDGKSYSTNLAYTPPEYLKNGRVTPQSVIYSFGTVLLDLLSGKHIPPSHALDMIRGKNIILLMDSHLEGRFSTEEATIVVGLASRCLQYEPRERPNVKDLVSTLSPLQTKSDVPSYVMLGISKHIEAPATPQRPLSPMGEACSRMDLTAIHQILVTTHYRDDEGTNELSFQEWTQQMRDMLDARKHGDYAFRDKDFKTAIDCYSQFIVVGTMVSPTVYARRSLCYLMCDQADVALRDAMQAQIVHPDWATAFYMQSVALAKLDMHQDAADMLKEAAGLEEKRQKAGGRG; this comes from the exons ATGGGCTGCCTAGCTTCAAAGTTTTCTCAAGATGAGGCGCAGCTGGGGAACGATAAGGTCAAGGCGCACGGCCCAGCTCCAACTTCTACCGGTCCACACCAGCCCGCGGGACCCGACTCGGGGGTAGCTGCCACTGGGGTTCCATCCTTTTCCGAGTTCTCCTTTGCGGACCTCAAgtctgcaacaaataacttcagcCCCGATTTTATTGTCTCAGAAAGTGGTGAAAAAGCCCCGAATATTGTTTACAAAGGCCGCCTCCAGAACGGCCGGTTGATCGCCGTCAAGAAGTTTCCTAAGATGGCTTGGTTGGATCCGAAACAGTTTGCG GAGGAAGCATGGAGAGTCGGCATATTGAGGAACCAAAGGCTGGCGAATTTAATAGGATATTGCTGTGATGGTGATGAGAGGTTGCTGGTTGCAGAATACATGCCCAATGATACACTTGCTAAGCATTTATTTCATT GGGAGAGTCAGACCATTGAATGGACCATGCGCTTGAGAGTAGCACTCTATATAGCTGAAGCATTGGGATACTGTAGCAATGAAGGTCATCCGTTGTATCACGACCTCAATGCATACAGGGTTCTCTTCGATGGG GATGGTGATCCTAGGCTTTCATGTTTTGGCTTGATGAAAAACAGTCAGGATGGAAAAAGTTATAGCACAAATCTTGCCTACACTCCCCCGGAATACCTGAAAAATG GAAGGGTAACACCACAAAGTGTCATATACAGCTTTGGCACTGTACTCTTGGATCTGCTAAGTGGAAAGCACATTCCTCCAAGTCAC GCTCTTGATATGATACGGGGTAAAAACATCATTCTACTGATGGATTCTCATTTGGAGGGAAGGTTTTCTACAGAAGAAGCTACGATAGTTGTTGGTCTTGCTTCTCGTTGTTTGCAATATGAACCTAGGGAAAGGCCTAATGTAAAGGATCTTGTTTCTACTCTTTCTCCACTACAGACAAAATCGGAC GTTCCCTCTTATGTCATGCTTGGAATTTCGAAGCACATAGAAGCACCCGCAACACCTCAACGACCTCTTTCACCAATGGGTGAGGCCTGTTCTCGGATGGACCTCACAGCAATACACCAGATACTGGTGACCACCCACTATCGGGATGATGAAGGAACAAACGAG TTGTCTTTTCAAGAATGGACCCAGCAGATGAGAGATATGTTGGATGCTAGAAAGCACGGAGATTATGCATTCCGTGACAAGGACTTTAAGACTGCTATTGATTGTTATTCACAG TTTATCGTCGTAGGAACTATGGTTTCACCAACAGTGTATGCACGGCGTAGTTTATGTTATCTGATGTGTGATCAAGCTGATGTGGCCCTTCGAGATGCAATGCAAGCACAGATTGTGCATCCAGACTGGGCTACAGCTTTCTACATGCAGTCGGTTGCCCTTGCCAAACTGGATATGCACCAGGATGCTGCCGACATGTTAAAGGAGGCTGCTGGACTCGAAGAAAAGAGGCAAAAAGCAGGTGGTAGAGGATGA
- the LOC142505561 gene encoding serine/threonine-protein kinase BSK1-like isoform X2: MGCLASKFSQDEAQLGNDKVKAHGPAPTSTGPHQPAGPDSGVAATGVPSFSEFSFADLKSATNNFSPDFIVSESGEKAPNIVYKGRLQNGRLIAVKKFPKMAWLDPKQFAEEAWRVGILRNQRLANLIGYCCDGDERLLVAEYMPNDTLAKHLFHWESQTIEWTMRLRVALYIAEALGYCSNEGHPLYHDLNAYRVLFDGDGDPRLSCFGLMKNSQDGKSYSTNLAYTPPEYLKNGRVTPQSVIYSFGTVLLDLLSGKHIPPSHALDMIRGKNIILLMDSHLEGRFSTEEATIVVGLASRCLQYEPRERPNVKDLVSTLSPLQTKSDVPSYVMLGISKHIEAPATPQRPLSPMGEACSRMDLTAIHQILVTTHYRDDEGTNELSFQEWTQQMRDMLDARKHGDYAFRDKDFKTAIDCYSQELWFHQQCMHGVVYVI; the protein is encoded by the exons ATGGGCTGCCTAGCTTCAAAGTTTTCTCAAGATGAGGCGCAGCTGGGGAACGATAAGGTCAAGGCGCACGGCCCAGCTCCAACTTCTACCGGTCCACACCAGCCCGCGGGACCCGACTCGGGGGTAGCTGCCACTGGGGTTCCATCCTTTTCCGAGTTCTCCTTTGCGGACCTCAAgtctgcaacaaataacttcagcCCCGATTTTATTGTCTCAGAAAGTGGTGAAAAAGCCCCGAATATTGTTTACAAAGGCCGCCTCCAGAACGGCCGGTTGATCGCCGTCAAGAAGTTTCCTAAGATGGCTTGGTTGGATCCGAAACAGTTTGCG GAGGAAGCATGGAGAGTCGGCATATTGAGGAACCAAAGGCTGGCGAATTTAATAGGATATTGCTGTGATGGTGATGAGAGGTTGCTGGTTGCAGAATACATGCCCAATGATACACTTGCTAAGCATTTATTTCATT GGGAGAGTCAGACCATTGAATGGACCATGCGCTTGAGAGTAGCACTCTATATAGCTGAAGCATTGGGATACTGTAGCAATGAAGGTCATCCGTTGTATCACGACCTCAATGCATACAGGGTTCTCTTCGATGGG GATGGTGATCCTAGGCTTTCATGTTTTGGCTTGATGAAAAACAGTCAGGATGGAAAAAGTTATAGCACAAATCTTGCCTACACTCCCCCGGAATACCTGAAAAATG GAAGGGTAACACCACAAAGTGTCATATACAGCTTTGGCACTGTACTCTTGGATCTGCTAAGTGGAAAGCACATTCCTCCAAGTCAC GCTCTTGATATGATACGGGGTAAAAACATCATTCTACTGATGGATTCTCATTTGGAGGGAAGGTTTTCTACAGAAGAAGCTACGATAGTTGTTGGTCTTGCTTCTCGTTGTTTGCAATATGAACCTAGGGAAAGGCCTAATGTAAAGGATCTTGTTTCTACTCTTTCTCCACTACAGACAAAATCGGAC GTTCCCTCTTATGTCATGCTTGGAATTTCGAAGCACATAGAAGCACCCGCAACACCTCAACGACCTCTTTCACCAATGGGTGAGGCCTGTTCTCGGATGGACCTCACAGCAATACACCAGATACTGGTGACCACCCACTATCGGGATGATGAAGGAACAAACGAG TTGTCTTTTCAAGAATGGACCCAGCAGATGAGAGATATGTTGGATGCTAGAAAGCACGGAGATTATGCATTCCGTGACAAGGACTTTAAGACTGCTATTGATTGTTATTCACAG GAACTATGGTTTCACCAACAGTGTATGCACGGCGTAGTTTATGTTATCTGA
- the LOC142505911 gene encoding protein HIGH CHLOROPHYLL FLUORESCENCE PHENOTYPE 244, chloroplastic-like — protein sequence MAASTLHPQFPTLTLRRPQPASLSWRRTLAPDSVASTSPHSSSSATIITSKGRGNAALIKCAAVNLAPGTPVRPTSILVVGATGTLGRQIVRRALDEGYDVRCLVRPRPAPADFLRDWGATVVNADLSKPETIPATLVGIHTVIDCATGRPEEPIKTVDWKGKVALIQCAKAMGIQKFVFFSIHNCDKHPEVPLMEIKHCTEKFIRDSGLNHITIRLCGFMQGLIGQYAVPILEEKSVWGTDAPTRIAYMDTQDIARLTFIAIRNENINGKLLTFAGPRAWTTQEVITLCERLAGQDANVTTVPVSILRFTRQLTRLFEWTNDVADRLAFSEVLSSDTVFSNPMAETYNLLGVDAKDISTLEKYLQDYFTNILKKLKGLKAQSKQTDIYF from the exons ATGGCCGCTTCAACTCTCCACCCCCAATTCCCCACCCTCACTCTCCGCCGTCCGCAGCCGGCCTCCCTTTCCTGGCGGCGTACTTTGGCACCGGACTCCGTTGCATCCACCTCCCCTCACTCCTCTTCCTCTGCTACGATTATTACTTCTAAGG GCAGGGGCAATGCAGCTTTGATCAAATGCGCCGCTGTAAATTTGGCCCCGGGGACTCCTGTGAGGCCTACCAGCATACTGGTGGTAggcgccacgggcacattgggCAGGCAGATTGTGAGGCGGGCGTTGGATGAAGGATATGACGTTAGGTGCCTTGTCAGGCCTCGCCCTGCTCCTGCTGATTTCCTACGTGACTGGGGCGCCACTGTTGTCAAT GCAGACTTGAGCAAACCTGAGACGATACCGGCGACATTGGTTGGTATCCATACAGTTATTGACTGTGCTACAGGACGACCGGAGGAACCTATAAAAACT GTAGACTGGAAAGGAAAGGTTGCTCTCATTCAATGCGCAAAGGCCATGGGAATCCAAAAATTTGTCTTCTTTTCAATCCATAATTGTGATAAGCATCCTGAAGTTCCACTTATGGAGATCAAACACTGCACTGAGAAATTTATCCGCGATTCAGGCCTGAATCACATCACTATCCGGCTATGTGGTTTCATGCAG GGTCTGATTGGACAGTATGCGGTGCCCATATTGGAAGAGAAATCTGTTTGGGGTACTGATGCTCCCACACGAATAGCATATATGGATACCCAA GATATTGCTCGATTAACATTTATAGCTATACGAAATGAGAATATCAACGGAAAACTCCTTACTTTTGCCGGGCCTCGTGCATGGACAACTCAAGAG GTGATAACCTTGTGCGAGAGACTCGCTGGTCAAGATGCAAACGTTACCACAGTTCCTGTCTCAATTTTAAGATTCACACGCCAGTTGACTCGTTTGTTTGAGTGGACCAACGACGTCGCTGATAGATTGGCGTTTTCTGAG gtTCTTAGTAGTGATACTGTTTTCTCCAACCCAATGGCTGAGACATACAATCTTCTTGGAGTTGATGCCAAAGATATTAGCACGCTAGAGAAATATCTGCAGGATTATTTCACAAACATATTGAAGAAGCTGAAAGGCCTCAAAGCACAGTCCAAGCAAACTGACATTTACTTTTGA
- the LOC142506049 gene encoding uncharacterized protein LOC142506049: MKQESCRKDVERAFGVLQSRFAIVANPARSWRKNNLHDIMTACIIMHNMIIEDERDLSAPIEDAREAPLADVEMVVNDESTRFEEFLSRYKKIKNRDARYELRNALIEHLWEEYSNSNI, encoded by the coding sequence ATGAAACAAGAGTCGTGTAGGAAAGATGTGGAGCGAGCATTTGGTGTTCTACAATCTCGATTTGCAATCGTGGCAAATCCAGCACGTTCGTGGCGTAAAAACAATTTGCATGATATAATGACAGCATGCATTATCATGCACAACATGATTATTGAAGATGAACGTGACCTCAGTGCACCAATTGAAGATGCAAGGGAAGCACCGCTTGCCGATGTGGAAATGGTGGTCAATGACGAAAGTACAAGATTCGAAGAATTTCTCTCTcggtataagaaaataaaaaacagaGATGCTCGCTATGAACTACGAAATGCGTTAATTGAGCACTTATGGGAAGAATATAgtaattctaatatttaa
- the LOC142505223 gene encoding LOW QUALITY PROTEIN: mitochondrial import inner membrane translocase subunit TIM44-2-like (The sequence of the model RefSeq protein was modified relative to this genomic sequence to represent the inferred CDS: inserted 1 base in 1 codon; deleted 1 base in 1 codon), with translation MASRKLLRDFLINKHILLRPQLIPSKQASSRRGRPQFVYSNGNMLRREFSVFNEFSKKIKGEVDRNQEFQQSIKDFKEKAHELKSVKEDLKARTKQTTEQLYKNVDGVWTEAEAKAKKVYADMEEKIAAAKIEVKESFGAGKQEPTGSKGTSSSHCSNGHGGDKSSCGGEKQQGQQQRPESDDNVKTLFGKLKDGFYFISPKVSLAFHKVKEVKPIDLVKKSYGIVKDELKGNPXRRKRLEYDASSGPSSSNFERSTRTEIVVLPSKQSPWSKKWEAFKNKMRGHPMFKRVSGISEPVLEKSQEIAEDMRERWETSDHPVVHKIQDISETVLGESDAAMSFKEIRRRDPTFSLPDFVAEVQEVVKPVLNAYFKGDADVLKKYCTSHVIERCVAERKAFESQGIFFDNKILHISEVEIRETKMMGDTPIIIVAFQTQQVYCVRDGLGSVTEGSQDTIQTVYYAWAMQQLDAELGDGYAAPYSIWKLREMQQLGVRALI, from the exons ATGGCTAGCAGGAAACTCCTTAGAGATTTCTTGATCAACAAGCATATACTTCTTCGACCACAATTAATACCATCTAAGCAG GCCTCGAGTAGACGGGGAAGGCCGCAGTTCGTTTATTCCAATGGGAATATGCTTAGACGTGAGTTCAGCGTGTTCAACGAGTTCTCTAAGAAGATCAAAGGTGAAGTCGACAg GAACCAGGAATTTCAACAGTCCATTAAGGATTTTAAGGAGAAGGCACATGAACTAAAGAGCGTGAAAGAGGATCTGAAAGCTAG AACGAAGCAGACTACTGAGCAGCTCTACAAGAATGTCGATGGTGTTTGGACAGAGGCTGAAGCCAAGGcaaaaaag GTTTATGCTGACATGGAAGAAAAGATTGCTGCTGCTAAAATTGAG GTTAAAGAAAGTTTTGGTGCTGGAAAGCAAGAGCCAACAGGATCCAAAGGAACTTCATCAAGTCATTGCTCAAATGGCCACGGTGGAGACAAGTCTTCCTGTGGAGGAGAAAAGCAACAGGGGCAGCAACAGCGACCTGAATCTGATGATAATGTCAAAACTCTATTTGGCAAGTTGAAAGatggtttttattttatttctcccAAGGTGTCTTTAGCTTTCCACAAAGTGAAGGAAGTGAAGCCCATTGACTTGGTGAAGAAGAGCTATGGGATCGTGAAAGATGAGTTGAAAGGCAATC ATAGGAGAAAGCGCCTCGAATATGATGCTTCATCTGGTCCATCATCC TCAAACTTTGAAAGAAGCACCCGAACTGAGATTGTGGTGTTACCTTCAAAGCAATCCCCATGGAGTAAGAAATGGGAGGCATTCAAGAATAAG ATGCGAGGCCATCCTATGTTCAAGCGTGTTAGTGGAATAAGTGAACCCGTACTTGAAAAGAGCCAGGAG ATTGCTGAAGATATGCGGGAGAGATGGGAGACTAGTGATCATCCAGTTGTTCACAAAATCCAAGA TATTAGTGAGACTGTTCTGGGAGAATCAGATGCTGCCATGTCATTTAAAGAGATTCGCCGCAGAGACCC GACTTTTTCTTTACCAGATTTTGTAGCTGAGGTTCAAGAAGTGGTCAAACCAGTTCTTAATGCTTATTTTAAA GGGGATGCGGATGTTTTGAAGAAGTACTGTACTTCTCACGTCATTGAGCGGTGTGTAGCAGAGCGCAAAGCTTTTGAAAGCCAAGGGATCTTTTTTGATAACAAG ATTTTGCACATATCAGAAGTTGAGATTCGAGAGACTAAAATGATGGGAGACACTCCCATTATAATTGTGGCA TTCCAAACGCAGCAAGTCTACTGTGTACGCGATGGACTGGGTTCAGTAACAGAAGGTAGTCAG GACACAATTCAGACGGTGTATTATGCATGGGCTATGCAGCAGTTGGATGCTGAACTTGGAGATGGCTATGCTGCTCCTTACTCTATTTGGAAGCTTAGAGAAATGCAGCAGCTTGGTGTTAGGGCCCTCATTTAA